In Campylobacter sp., one DNA window encodes the following:
- a CDS encoding protein-L-isoaspartate(D-aspartate) O-methyltransferase — MVSLERLRCEKMANDIAEQVSLNPALFEAFCSVARSEFAPLGAHAFSLNAQPILASQWISSPLTVARMTMALSVDPKVEKILEIGCGSGYQAAILSRMVHRVFAVERVERLVGEAKRHFANLGISNISLRHDDGNAGWKNFAPFDRILLSACAERIDERLFAQLAIGGILVAPMNRDGSQKIVRFNKISPSEIKEEELGACEFVPLVQGRG; from the coding sequence ATGGTCTCGCTAGAGCGGCTTCGCTGCGAAAAGATGGCGAACGACATCGCCGAGCAGGTTAGCTTAAATCCTGCGCTTTTTGAGGCGTTTTGTAGCGTCGCTAGAAGCGAGTTTGCCCCGCTCGGCGCGCACGCTTTCAGCCTTAACGCACAGCCCATTTTGGCCAGCCAGTGGATTAGCTCGCCGCTGACGGTCGCGCGCATGACGATGGCGCTAAGCGTCGATCCGAAGGTCGAGAAAATTTTAGAGATCGGCTGCGGTAGCGGCTATCAAGCGGCGATTTTAAGCAGGATGGTTCACCGCGTTTTTGCCGTCGAGCGCGTCGAGCGGCTGGTGGGCGAGGCGAAAAGGCACTTTGCAAATCTCGGGATTTCAAACATCAGCCTGCGCCACGACGACGGCAATGCCGGGTGGAAAAATTTCGCCCCTTTCGATAGGATCTTGCTCTCCGCGTGCGCCGAGCGGATCGACGAGCGGCTGTTTGCGCAGCTGGCAATCGGCGGAATTTTGGTCGCTCCGATGAATAGGGACGGCTCGCAAAAGATCGTTAGATTTAATAAAATTTCGCCGAGCGAGATCAAGGAAGAGGAACTCGGCGCCTGCGAATTCGTCCCGTTGGTGCAGGGTCGCGGATAG
- the rpsU gene encoding 30S ribosomal protein S21, protein MPGVKVYPNESFDEAYRRFKKQTDRNLVVTEVRARRFFEPMTEVRKKQKISARKKMLKRLYTLRRYESRL, encoded by the coding sequence GTGCCTGGAGTAAAGGTATATCCGAACGAATCATTCGACGAAGCTTACAGACGCTTTAAGAAGCAAACCGATCGTAATTTAGTCGTTACTGAGGTTCGCGCGAGACGATTTTTTGAGCCGATGACGGAAGTCCGCAAAAAGCAAAAAATTTCAGCTCGCAAAAAGATGCTTAAACGTCTTTACACGCTACGTCGCTACGAGTCCCGCTTGTAG
- a CDS encoding anaerobic ribonucleoside-triphosphate reductase activating protein: protein MQQTHTKPPQALNLRNAQIYEITPFTMLDFPDHIAAIAWFCGCNMRCNYCYNPQIVTSRGKISNEEFLRFLDARAGKLQGIVFSGGECTCASDFIPLAHEVKQRGFLLKVDTNGSNPQKIEEALSLGLIDYIALDFKAPRQDFELITKSSLYDKFLQTLRLLLRQNFKFEVRTTVHADFLNEAKIEQMAQILYSEGYRGVYYLQNFLPTGDNFGHLDAPLASFDPSKIRTDLKIELRNFD from the coding sequence ATGCAACAAACGCATACGAAGCCGCCGCAAGCCTTAAACCTGCGTAACGCGCAGATTTACGAGATCACGCCGTTTACGATGCTTGATTTTCCTGATCACATCGCCGCGATTGCGTGGTTTTGCGGCTGCAATATGCGCTGCAATTACTGCTACAACCCACAAATCGTTACTTCACGGGGTAAAATTTCAAACGAAGAGTTTCTGCGCTTTTTGGATGCGCGCGCGGGCAAGCTTCAGGGCATCGTATTTAGCGGCGGCGAATGCACCTGTGCGAGCGATTTTATCCCGCTGGCGCACGAAGTTAAGCAGCGCGGCTTTTTGCTCAAGGTTGATACCAACGGCTCGAATCCGCAAAAGATCGAAGAGGCGCTAAGCCTAGGGCTGATCGATTATATAGCGCTTGATTTTAAGGCGCCGCGGCAGGATTTTGAGCTCATCACGAAGTCAAGCTTATACGATAAATTTCTGCAAACTCTTAGGCTTTTGCTGCGGCAAAATTTTAAATTTGAGGTGCGCACGACCGTGCATGCCGATTTTTTAAACGAAGCAAAGATCGAGCAGATGGCGCAAATTCTATACAGCGAGGGCTACCGCGGCGTTTATTATCTGCAAAACTTCCTGCCTACCGGCGATAATTTCGGCCATTTAGATGCGCCGCTTGCGAGCTTCGATCCGAGCAAAATCCGCACCGATCTAAAGATAGAGCTTCGAAATTTTGATTAA
- a CDS encoding glycosyl hydrolase, whose translation MVYFKHIFLALFCGALFCGALYGENPNKISKQNSKSDFIWGVTIDDGWYEDAQDASGAKLQSIVRALQALPAKPTVRVVMSKEISSREYEPLFRRLSEVSYVMACPVDSYEMSSYKSVKSYEKRFADAFAALAPYVAIWEIGNEINGEGWLGDDANFIAAKMIAAFELIHKKGAKTALTAYYTPSGAQKTQMREWLRKFVPQDMKEGLDYLFVSYYEDDNEGFEPDWSEIFTNLQSAFPASKLGIGECGNTASDATQASRKAMMRRYYTMPHYAKNYVGGYFWWYFVQDCVSGAESGTLNGKNRSARNKAKTADELLKSLREAIGEAYR comes from the coding sequence GTGGTCTATTTCAAACACATATTTCTCGCGCTATTTTGCGGGGCGCTGTTTTGCGGCGCGCTTTACGGCGAAAATCCAAATAAAATTTCAAAGCAAAATTCTAAATCTGACTTCATCTGGGGCGTTACGATCGACGACGGCTGGTACGAGGACGCGCAAGACGCCTCGGGCGCGAAGCTGCAGAGCATCGTGCGCGCCCTGCAAGCCCTACCCGCAAAACCCACCGTGCGCGTCGTGATGTCAAAAGAAATTAGCTCGCGCGAGTATGAGCCTCTTTTTAGGCGGCTTAGCGAGGTTTCGTACGTGATGGCCTGCCCCGTGGACTCCTACGAGATGAGCTCGTACAAAAGCGTGAAAAGTTACGAAAAGAGGTTCGCGGACGCCTTCGCTGCGCTCGCGCCCTACGTCGCGATCTGGGAGATCGGCAACGAAATAAACGGCGAGGGCTGGCTGGGGGATGATGCGAATTTCATCGCCGCTAAGATGATCGCGGCCTTCGAGCTCATTCACAAAAAAGGCGCCAAGACGGCGCTTACGGCGTATTATACGCCGAGCGGAGCGCAGAAAACGCAGATGCGCGAGTGGCTGCGAAAATTCGTGCCGCAAGATATGAAAGAGGGGCTGGATTATCTTTTCGTAAGCTATTACGAGGACGACAACGAGGGCTTTGAGCCTGATTGGAGCGAAATTTTTACCAATCTGCAAAGCGCCTTCCCCGCTTCAAAGCTCGGCATCGGCGAGTGCGGAAACACGGCGTCGGACGCTACGCAGGCGAGCAGAAAGGCGATGATGAGGCGATATTATACGATGCCGCACTACGCGAAAAACTACGTGGGCGGGTATTTTTGGTGGTATTTCGTGCAAGACTGCGTAAGCGGCGCGGAATCCGGCACTTTAAACGGCAAAAATCGCAGCGCACGCAATAAAGCGAAAACCGCGGACGAGCTACTAAAAAGCCTAAGAGAAGCAATAGGCGAAGCGTACAGATAA
- a CDS encoding ribonucleotide-diphosphate reductase subunit beta: MDRKKIYNPFSDETLTDRKVFGGNPQGILNFTKAKYQWALKLWDLMEANTWFPKEVDTTDDVRDYNFNLTSAEKRMYDLVWSQLISMDSFQTNNLADNINPYITAPEINAVLARQAYEEANHSKSYAVMVEAICENTDLIYEMEKHDDMLRRKNDYISSVYEELAGEVSDDKLLLAMVANQILEGIYFYSGFTSIYALARAGKMLGSAQMIRFIQRDEITHLLLFQNMINSVRKERADLFNKRNVDKIYEMFETAGNLEIDWGKYITDNQIMGFTDDIIEEYIHYLVDQRLLAIGLEKRYGAKHPIKWVDDFSKFNDQKSNFFESKVTNYSKGSLSFDDF; this comes from the coding sequence ATGGATAGAAAAAAAATCTACAACCCCTTCTCCGACGAGACGCTTACCGATCGCAAGGTCTTCGGCGGCAATCCGCAGGGAATTTTAAATTTTACCAAGGCGAAATATCAATGGGCGCTGAAGCTTTGGGATCTGATGGAGGCCAACACCTGGTTTCCTAAAGAGGTCGATACCACCGACGACGTGCGCGATTATAACTTCAATCTCACAAGCGCCGAGAAGCGGATGTACGATCTCGTGTGGAGCCAGCTGATATCGATGGATAGCTTTCAGACCAACAATCTCGCCGATAATATCAACCCCTACATCACGGCTCCGGAGATCAACGCCGTGCTTGCTCGCCAAGCCTACGAGGAGGCCAACCACAGCAAATCCTACGCCGTCATGGTCGAGGCGATCTGTGAAAATACCGATCTGATTTACGAGATGGAGAAGCACGACGATATGCTTCGCAGGAAAAACGACTACATCTCGAGCGTCTATGAGGAGCTTGCGGGCGAGGTTAGCGACGATAAACTGCTGCTAGCGATGGTGGCGAATCAAATTTTAGAGGGGATCTACTTCTACAGCGGCTTTACCTCGATCTATGCGCTTGCTCGCGCGGGCAAGATGCTAGGCAGCGCGCAGATGATCCGCTTCATACAGCGCGACGAGATCACGCATCTGCTGCTCTTTCAAAACATGATAAATTCCGTCCGCAAGGAGCGCGCCGATCTGTTTAATAAGCGCAACGTGGATAAAATTTACGAGATGTTCGAGACGGCGGGAAACTTAGAGATCGATTGGGGCAAATACATCACGGATAACCAAATAATGGGCTTTACGGACGATATCATCGAAGAATACATCCACTACCTAGTCGATCAGCGCCTGCTCGCCATCGGGCTTGAGAAACGATACGGCGCGAAACATCCGATAAAATGGGTCGATGATTTTTCTAAATTTAACGATCAAAAGAGCAACTTTTTCGAGAGCAAGGTCACGAACTACAGCAAAGGAAGCTTGAGTTTCGATGATTTTTAG